One Scophthalmus maximus strain ysfricsl-2021 chromosome 9, ASM2237912v1, whole genome shotgun sequence genomic region harbors:
- the LOC118319815 gene encoding uncharacterized protein C4orf45: protein MMGNVDAAAGQRMIFTGPDGIGDYRPRSNYFPLHVGVGASSPEATGDLGYLCRAAPAAPPPVPRRSYVGEVGWGWQHNQLLNSGTLLSNMQIKKTELRTALEDRVTQRGNMTDD, encoded by the exons ATGATGGGAAACGTTGACGCGGCTGCAGGACAGAGGATGATTTTCACAG gtccagaTGGAATTGGAGACTACAGGCCCAGATCAAATTATTTCCCCCTGCATGTCGGGGTGGGCGCGTCGTCACCGGAGGCCACGGGCGACCTCGGTTACTTGTGCCGAGCTGCACCCGCCGCCCCCCCTCCCGTGCCCAGGCGGAGCTACGTGGGGGAGGTGGGCTGGGGCTGGCAGCACAACCAGCTGTTGAACAGTGGGACGCTGCTCAGCAATATGCAAATTAAG AAGACCGAGTTGCGGACGGCGCTGGAGGACAGAGTGACCCAAAG AGGGAACATGACAGATGACTGA
- the etfdh gene encoding electron transfer flavoprotein-ubiquinone oxidoreductase, mitochondrial isoform X1 has protein sequence MFPAGRYSSQGRCFFSLSPIFAAHRCIRALKTVQAEHAAPQLYTTLHRRTCSSVSGPRITTHYTIHPRDKDPRWEGIEMERFADEADVVVVGGGPAGLSAAIRLKQLANEQEKELRVCLVEKASQIGAHTLSGACLEPSALNELIPDWKERGAPLNTPVTEDVFSILTEKHRIPVPMLPGLPMANHGNYIVRLGNFVRWLGEQAEELGVEIYPGYAASEVLFHEDGSVKGIATNDVGIAKDGSPKDVFERGMELHAKVTLFGEGCHGHLAKQLYKQFNLRENCEPQTYAIGLKELWTIDEKKWRPGRVEHSVGWPLNRNTYGGSFLYHLNEGEPLVALGFVIGLDYSNPYLSPFREFQRWKHHPFVAPTLEGGTRIAYGARALNEGGLQSIPKLTFPGGLLMGCSPGFMNVPKIKGTHTAMKSGMLAAETIFPKVTAESLDSDTTGLHVTEYADALKSSWVWKELHAVRNIRPSFHNYFGLYGGMVYTGVFYWVFRGKEPWTLKHCGLDANQLKPAKDCTPIEYPKPDGKISFDLLSSVALSGTNHEGDQPPHLTLKDDSVPVARNLAIYDGPEQRFCPAGVYEYVPLETGDGMRLQINAQNCVHCKTCDIKDPSQNINWVVPEGGGGPAYNGM, from the exons ATGTTTCCTGCTGGCAGATATTCAAGTCAAG gtcgctgttttttttctctctctcccatctttGCAGCCCACAGGTGCATCAGGGCATTGAAAACGGTACAGGCAGAGCACGCTGCCCCTCAGCtgtacacaacactacacaggAGAACATGCTCCTCGGTGTCCGGGCCCCGCATCACAACACACTACACCATCCACCCGCGGGACAAGGACCCAAGATGGGAAG GGATAGAAATGGAGAGGTTTGCAGATGAGGCGGATGTGGTGGTCGTAGGCGGGGGCCCTGCCGGCCTCTCGGCAGCCATTCGCCTGAAGCAGCTAGCCAACGAACAGGAGAAGGAGCTGCGGGTTTGCCTCGTGGAGAAGGCCTCCCAGATCGGAGCGCACACTCTGTCGGGAGCATGTCTGGAGCCCAGCGCGCTCAACGAGCTCATTCCCGACTGGAAGGAACGAGGC GCACCGCTGAACACACCTGTGACCGAAGATGTGTTCAGCATTTTAACAGAGAAACACCGAATCCCTGTCCCCATGTTGCCAG gccTGCCCATGGCGAACCATGGCAACTACATCGTGAGGCTGGGGAACTTTGTCCGCTGGCTGGGGGAGCAGGCGGAGGAGCTCGGGGTGGAGATATACCCTGGTTATGCTGCATCTGAG GTTTTGTTTCATGAAGACGGAAGCGTGAAAGGAATTGCCACCAATGATGTCGGCATCGCCAAGGACGGCTCCCCAAAG GATGTTTTTGAGAGGGGAATGGAGCTGCACGCTAAAGTCACATTGTTTGGCGAGGGCTGTCACGGCCACTTGGCCAAGCAGCTTTACAAGCAGTTTAACCTGCGTGAGAACTGTGAACCGCAGACGTACGCCATCGGACTGAAGGAG ctgtggACGATTGATGAGAAGAAGTGGCGACCCGGCAGAGTGGAGCATTCTGTGGGTTGGCCCCTGAACAGGAACACGTACGGAGGATCTTTCCTGTATCACCTGAACGAGGGAGAACCGCTGGTGGCTCTGGGCTTCGTG ATCGGCCTGGACTATAGCAACCCCTACCTGAGCCCCTTCAGAGAGTTCCAGCGCTGGAAGCACCATCCGTTCGTGGCACCCACTCTGGAGGGAGGCACCAGAATCGCGTACGGAGCCCGGGCCCTGAACGAGGGAGGACTACAG tccatCCCCAAGCTGACTTTCCCCGGGGGGCTGCTCATGGGCTGCAGTCCCGGCTTCATGAACGTCCCGAAGATCAAAGGCACGCACACGGCCATGAAGAGCGGCATGCTGGCCGCCGAGACCATCTTCCCCAAGGTCACTGCAGAGAGCCTGGATTCAGACACCACAG GTCTTCACGTGACCGAGTACGCCGACGCCTTGAAGAGTTCGTGGGTGTGGAAGGAGCTGCACGCCGTCAGAAACATCAGGCCGTCGTTCCACAACTACTTCGGCCTGTACGGCGGCATGGTCTACACCGGCGTCTTCTACTGGGTCTTCAGGGGGAAAGAGCCTTGGACGCTGAAGCACTGCG GCCTCGACGCGAACCAGCTGAAGCCGGCGAAAGATTGCACGCCGATCGAGTATCCCAAGCCCGACGGCAAGATAAGCTTCGACCTGCTCTCCTCGGTGGCGCTGAGCGGCACCAATCACGAGGGCGACCAGCCGCCTCACCTGACCCTGAAGGACGACAGCGTGCCGGTCGCCAGGAATTTGGCCATATACGACGGGCCCGAGCAGCGCTTCTGCCCCGCAG GCGTGTACGAGTACGTTCCCCTGGAAACGGGCGACGGGATGAGATTGCAGATCAACGCCCAGAACTGCGTCCACTGCAAGACCTGCGACATCAAGGACCCGAGCCAGAACATCAACTGGGTGGTGCCCGAAGGCGGCGGCGGACCGGCCTACAACGGAATGTGA
- the ppid gene encoding peptidyl-prolyl cis-trans isomerase D, with translation MSHPTPSVKPSNPENPRVFFDVDVDGERAGRIVFELFADITPKTAENFRALCTGEKGTGQSTGKPLHFKGCPFHRIIKKFMIQGGDFSNHNGTGGESIYGEKFEDENFHYKHDKVGLLSMANAGPNTNGSQFFITTVPTPHLDDKHVVFGQVLKGLGLVKMLEMVDTKDDAPVKPCLIGDCGEHKDGDGWGAAPSDGSGDAHPDFPEDSDVDFKDVDKVLSVAEDLKNIGNNLFKSQNWKAAIEKYSKALRYLEVSGDVLEDEVQQKLKPTVLSCFLNTAACKLKMQLWQEALDSCNEAIELDQANTKALFRRAQAWQGLKEFSQAMADLKKAQEIAPEDKAISNEMKRVQLKVQEEKEKEKKIYAKMFA, from the exons ATGTCTCACCCAACACCGTCCGTCAAGCCGTCGAACCCCGAGAACCCCCGCGTCTTCTTCGATGTAGACGTCGACGGAGAAAGAG CCGGCCGGATAGTTTTTGAGCTGTTTGCCGACATCACCCCCAAGACCGCCGAAAACTTCCGGGCGCTCTGCACCGGAGAGAAAGGCACTGGCCAGTCGACCGGGAAGCCGCTGCACTTCAAAGGATGCCCGTTCCACAGAA TCATCAAGAAGTTCATGATCCAAGGAGGCGACTTCTCCAACCACAACGGCACCGGTGGAGAGAGCATCTACGGGGAGAAGTTTGAGGATGAAAACTTCCACTACAAG CATGACAAAGTGGGCCTGCTCAGCATGGCCAACGCCGGTCCGAACACCAACGGCTCCCAGTTCTTCATCACCACCGTCCCCACGCCGCACTTGGACGACAAGCACGTGGTCTTTGGACAAGTGCTGAAAGGCCTGGGGCTCGTGAAGATGCTGGAGATGGTCGACACTAAGGACGACGCCCCCGTCAAG CCGTGCCTCATAGGGGACTGTGGCGAGCACAAGGACGGGGACGGCTGGGGCGCCGCGCCGAGCGACGGATCAGGGGACGCCCACCCAGATTTCCCAGAGGACTCCGACGTCGACTTTAAAGAT GTCGATAAAGTTCTGTCCGTTGCTGAGGATCTGAAGAATATTGGAAACAACCTTTTTAAGAGTCAAAACTGGAAAGCTGCTATCGAAAAATATAGCAAAGCGCTCAG GTACTTGGAGGTGAGTGGAGACGTGCTGGAGGATGAGGTGCAGCAGAAGCTGAAGCCCACCGTCCTCAGCTGCTTCCTCAACACGGCCGCCTGCAAGCTCAAGATGCAGCTGTGGCAGGAAGCTCTGGACAGCTGCAACGAG GCGATCGAGCTGGATCAAGCTAACACCAAGGCACTTTTCCGGAGGGCCCAGGCCTGGCAAGGGTTAAAGGAATTCAGCCAAGCCATG GCCGATCTGAAGAAAGCTCAGGAAATAGCTCCAGAAGACAAAG CGATCAGCAACGAGATGAAGAGAGTCCAGCTCAAGGtccaggaggagaaggagaaagagaagaagatctACGCTAAAATGTTTGCGTGA
- the etfdh gene encoding electron transfer flavoprotein-ubiquinone oxidoreductase, mitochondrial isoform X2, with protein sequence MFPAGRYSSQAHRCIRALKTVQAEHAAPQLYTTLHRRTCSSVSGPRITTHYTIHPRDKDPRWEGIEMERFADEADVVVVGGGPAGLSAAIRLKQLANEQEKELRVCLVEKASQIGAHTLSGACLEPSALNELIPDWKERGAPLNTPVTEDVFSILTEKHRIPVPMLPGLPMANHGNYIVRLGNFVRWLGEQAEELGVEIYPGYAASEVLFHEDGSVKGIATNDVGIAKDGSPKDVFERGMELHAKVTLFGEGCHGHLAKQLYKQFNLRENCEPQTYAIGLKELWTIDEKKWRPGRVEHSVGWPLNRNTYGGSFLYHLNEGEPLVALGFVIGLDYSNPYLSPFREFQRWKHHPFVAPTLEGGTRIAYGARALNEGGLQSIPKLTFPGGLLMGCSPGFMNVPKIKGTHTAMKSGMLAAETIFPKVTAESLDSDTTGLHVTEYADALKSSWVWKELHAVRNIRPSFHNYFGLYGGMVYTGVFYWVFRGKEPWTLKHCGLDANQLKPAKDCTPIEYPKPDGKISFDLLSSVALSGTNHEGDQPPHLTLKDDSVPVARNLAIYDGPEQRFCPAGVYEYVPLETGDGMRLQINAQNCVHCKTCDIKDPSQNINWVVPEGGGGPAYNGM encoded by the exons ATGTTTCCTGCTGGCAGATATTCAAGTCAAG CCCACAGGTGCATCAGGGCATTGAAAACGGTACAGGCAGAGCACGCTGCCCCTCAGCtgtacacaacactacacaggAGAACATGCTCCTCGGTGTCCGGGCCCCGCATCACAACACACTACACCATCCACCCGCGGGACAAGGACCCAAGATGGGAAG GGATAGAAATGGAGAGGTTTGCAGATGAGGCGGATGTGGTGGTCGTAGGCGGGGGCCCTGCCGGCCTCTCGGCAGCCATTCGCCTGAAGCAGCTAGCCAACGAACAGGAGAAGGAGCTGCGGGTTTGCCTCGTGGAGAAGGCCTCCCAGATCGGAGCGCACACTCTGTCGGGAGCATGTCTGGAGCCCAGCGCGCTCAACGAGCTCATTCCCGACTGGAAGGAACGAGGC GCACCGCTGAACACACCTGTGACCGAAGATGTGTTCAGCATTTTAACAGAGAAACACCGAATCCCTGTCCCCATGTTGCCAG gccTGCCCATGGCGAACCATGGCAACTACATCGTGAGGCTGGGGAACTTTGTCCGCTGGCTGGGGGAGCAGGCGGAGGAGCTCGGGGTGGAGATATACCCTGGTTATGCTGCATCTGAG GTTTTGTTTCATGAAGACGGAAGCGTGAAAGGAATTGCCACCAATGATGTCGGCATCGCCAAGGACGGCTCCCCAAAG GATGTTTTTGAGAGGGGAATGGAGCTGCACGCTAAAGTCACATTGTTTGGCGAGGGCTGTCACGGCCACTTGGCCAAGCAGCTTTACAAGCAGTTTAACCTGCGTGAGAACTGTGAACCGCAGACGTACGCCATCGGACTGAAGGAG ctgtggACGATTGATGAGAAGAAGTGGCGACCCGGCAGAGTGGAGCATTCTGTGGGTTGGCCCCTGAACAGGAACACGTACGGAGGATCTTTCCTGTATCACCTGAACGAGGGAGAACCGCTGGTGGCTCTGGGCTTCGTG ATCGGCCTGGACTATAGCAACCCCTACCTGAGCCCCTTCAGAGAGTTCCAGCGCTGGAAGCACCATCCGTTCGTGGCACCCACTCTGGAGGGAGGCACCAGAATCGCGTACGGAGCCCGGGCCCTGAACGAGGGAGGACTACAG tccatCCCCAAGCTGACTTTCCCCGGGGGGCTGCTCATGGGCTGCAGTCCCGGCTTCATGAACGTCCCGAAGATCAAAGGCACGCACACGGCCATGAAGAGCGGCATGCTGGCCGCCGAGACCATCTTCCCCAAGGTCACTGCAGAGAGCCTGGATTCAGACACCACAG GTCTTCACGTGACCGAGTACGCCGACGCCTTGAAGAGTTCGTGGGTGTGGAAGGAGCTGCACGCCGTCAGAAACATCAGGCCGTCGTTCCACAACTACTTCGGCCTGTACGGCGGCATGGTCTACACCGGCGTCTTCTACTGGGTCTTCAGGGGGAAAGAGCCTTGGACGCTGAAGCACTGCG GCCTCGACGCGAACCAGCTGAAGCCGGCGAAAGATTGCACGCCGATCGAGTATCCCAAGCCCGACGGCAAGATAAGCTTCGACCTGCTCTCCTCGGTGGCGCTGAGCGGCACCAATCACGAGGGCGACCAGCCGCCTCACCTGACCCTGAAGGACGACAGCGTGCCGGTCGCCAGGAATTTGGCCATATACGACGGGCCCGAGCAGCGCTTCTGCCCCGCAG GCGTGTACGAGTACGTTCCCCTGGAAACGGGCGACGGGATGAGATTGCAGATCAACGCCCAGAACTGCGTCCACTGCAAGACCTGCGACATCAAGGACCCGAGCCAGAACATCAACTGGGTGGTGCCCGAAGGCGGCGGCGGACCGGCCTACAACGGAATGTGA